The genomic region CGCCGCCGCGGCCCGGCCGGACCTGTGCGAGGCGGTGATCGCGTCCGCTCCGCTGGCCGACATGGCCCGGTTCGAGCGGCTGGGGCTCGGCCGGATGTGGACCCGTGAGTTCGGCACGGCCGCCGACCCCGACGACTTCGCCGCGCTCATGTCCTACTCCCCCTACCACCGGGTCCTGGACAGAGCCGTCCACGCGCCCGGCCACCGCTATCCCGACATCCTGCTCACCGGCTTCGCCGGGGACACCAGGACCGGCGCCGCCCATCCGCGCAAGATGTGCGCGGCGCTGCTGGCCGCGGCGCGCCACGACGGCCGCCCGCCGGTCCTGCTGCGCTACGAGCGCGACGTCGGCCACGGACCGCGCGCGGTCAGCCGGGCGGTCGGCCTGGCCGCGGACGCGCACGCGTTCGCGGCCCAACGAACGGGGCTGCTGCCGCGCTGAGCGCGGTGGCCGCCCTGCCCGAGAAGGTAACGGCACACAGAAAGTGAGGTGCGGTGCGAATGGACCCCATCGAGGTTGAGGTCGAGGACCTGGCGGAGGTCACCTCCCGCGACATCACCGCGGGCGGCGACAGCGACGGAACCGACGGCAGTTCCGACTTCATCTGATCCCTGCCCGCCCGGTCCGGACCCCGGGGTCCGGACCGGGCGGGTCCCCCCTCGTGGAAGGACCGCCGTGACCGACCCCGGCCAGCTGTTCACCGGACCCCTGAGCGACGTCGTGGGCCGGGAGGCCCTGACCACCCGCCTGTCGGAGGAGTTCTTCTTCGCCGAACTGGGCGCCGACGCCGTCCGCTCCCTCTTCACCTTCGACGATCTCAACGACGTGCTGACCACGTGCTCACCCGAGCCGCCGCGGCTGCGCCTGCACCAGGACGGCTCGCCCGTTCCGGTCGACCGCTACACCGCGGGCGCCACCTCCTCGCGCACCGCGCGCCGGATCGTGCGCCCCGAGGCGCTCTACCGGGAACTGCGGGCGGGGGCGAGCCTGGTCCTGGACAGCGTCGACCGGATGCACCCCGGAGTCGGTGCGGCGGCCGACGACCTCATGCGGCTGGTGCGCGAGCGTGTGCAGGCGAACCTGTACCTGATCTGGGGCGAGTCGCGCGGTTTCGACACCCACTGGGACGACCACGACACGATGATCGTGCAGCTGGAGGGCACAAAGCACTGGAAGGTGCACGGCCCCGGCACGCGCGCGTTCCCGATGAAGGACGACACCGACCACGCCCATACCGCGCCGGTGGACGCCGACGGCCGCACGCACACGATCTGGGAGGGCGTCCTGCGACCGGGCCAGATCATCCACGTCCCGCGCGGCTGGTGGCACACCGTCACGGGCACGGGCGGGGTGAGCATGCACCTCACGTTCGGCTTCACCCGGGCGACGGGGATCGACTGGGCGAACACGCTGGTGCGCCGGCTGTTCGAGGAGGAGACCTTCCGACGCGACCTGCCCCGCTTCGCCGCCGACGACGAGCGGCGCAAGCACCAGCACGCGCTGGTCGCCCGCCTGCTGGAGCTGGCCGAGGCATGGGACCTGGACGAGGTCCTGGCCGAGCGGGACGCCCGCTTCCCCCGGCGCACGTCGTTCGCGCTGCCGTGGGCGGTGCAGGACGACCCGCCGCCGCCCGGGGCGCGGGTGGAGTTCGTTCCGGTCCTGCCGCCGCCGCTGGAGCGCGAGGACGGCCGGGTGGCGGTCTCGGTGTCCGGCAAGCGCTACCGGCTCCCGGCCGTAGCCGCGCCTGTGCTGGAGGCCCTGGCCGAGCACCGGGTACTGACGGTGGCCGACCTCGCCGAACACGCCAGGGCCTCGGCCGAGGAGACCGCACAGGTGGTCGTGGCCCTGGCCCGGCACCACCTCGTCCTGGTCCGCTGACCGGCCCCGAAGCGGTCCCGCTCGCCGGGCCCCAGGGGTTGAGAGGTGAGCGCTTCGGCCCAGGGGGTCCACAGGGGGTCTATCCGGGCCGAAGCGAGGAACGAGCGGCGGCCCAAGGAAAGCACCAGGAGGGCGCCGACGGGTGTACACCGGAAGGCGCGAAGGCCCCGTCTCAAGGGCGCCCGAACCCGAGCCGGAGCGAGGAACGAGCGCAGGCGCGCGCGACGACGAAGGACCCGGCATCAAGCGCCCCGAGCACGAACGTAGGCCTCGATCCCGTCGAGGATGCGCTGGAGACCGAAGTCCAGCCCCTCGGCGGGTCCGCCGGCCGGCCCGCCCTCCGGCGGGGCCGACGCGGGTTCCTGGTCCAGGACTCCTTCGTCCAGCATGCGGGCGATGGTGGGGAACCTGTCGGGCGTCACCACCATGCGCAGCGCCCGGGCGTAGTCGCGCTCGCTCTCGGGCATGGTGGTCCCGGCCTCCGCGGCGGCCCGGCCCATCTCGACCTCCATCCGGATGGTCTCGCGCAGCGTGGCGGTGATGAGGAGCAGCATCTCCAGGGCGTCGCCGGTGCGCAGCCCGGCGCCGACGAGCTCGCGTAGTCCGGCTTCCATCCACCGCAGGCCGTTGGGGCCGCTCGGCGGTCCGGAGAGCTGAACGAACACCATCCACGGGTGGTCGCGGTACCGG from Nocardiopsis aegyptia harbors:
- a CDS encoding TetR/AcrR family transcriptional regulator produces the protein MAQQEPNRMAREIDLLWGLRTSPRRGPKPKLSRDAVVDAAVALADAEGLEAVSMQRVAKELGYTTMSLYRHVDSKEDMLTLMAEAATGSAPPAPREDGDWRAGIEDWAAAITRRYRDHPWMVFVQLSGPPSGPNGLRWMEAGLRELVGAGLRTGDALEMLLLITATLRETIRMEVEMGRAAAEAGTTMPESERDYARALRMVVTPDRFPTIARMLDEGVLDQEPASAPPEGGPAGGPAEGLDFGLQRILDGIEAYVRARGA
- a CDS encoding JmjC domain-containing protein yields the protein MTDPGQLFTGPLSDVVGREALTTRLSEEFFFAELGADAVRSLFTFDDLNDVLTTCSPEPPRLRLHQDGSPVPVDRYTAGATSSRTARRIVRPEALYRELRAGASLVLDSVDRMHPGVGAAADDLMRLVRERVQANLYLIWGESRGFDTHWDDHDTMIVQLEGTKHWKVHGPGTRAFPMKDDTDHAHTAPVDADGRTHTIWEGVLRPGQIIHVPRGWWHTVTGTGGVSMHLTFGFTRATGIDWANTLVRRLFEEETFRRDLPRFAADDERRKHQHALVARLLELAEAWDLDEVLAERDARFPRRTSFALPWAVQDDPPPPGARVEFVPVLPPPLEREDGRVAVSVSGKRYRLPAVAAPVLEALAEHRVLTVADLAEHARASAEETAQVVVALARHHLVLVR